Below is a window of Candidatus Tumulicola sp. DNA.
TTGGCAACGCGGTAAGCGGCATTATTTGGCTCAGCCTCCTCGTGATGATGATCGTCAAGCCATAGGCCCCTTCTGGATTCGGTAGACCAAGTGCTCGATGCCGCGACGCATGACGATTTTCCAAACAACCATGCCCACCCGTTGCGCCACGGCGCGTGACGCTTCGTTCGCCGGACGGATGAGCGAGATGAGCTGCGAACGGCCAAGTTCATTGAACCCGTAGTCGCGGCACGCGATCGCGGCCTCGGTCGCGTAACCCTTGTGCCAGTAGGCGCTCTTCAACAAGTAGCCGATTTCCGTCTCACCTACGCCGTCGACGGTCTGTGCGAGCAAACCAACCTGACCTACGAACTCCTGGGAAGAACGCAGCTCCACTGCCCACAAACCGTGGCCGTGCCGCGCGTAGCTCTCGCGCTGCCAGGCCAACCACTCCGCAGTCTCGCTGCGGTCCTTCAATCCCGGATAGTAGCGCATGACCAGCGGGTCGTTGAACATCGCGTACAACTCGTCGAAGTCGCCGTCCGTGAGTCGGCGAAGCGCAAGCCTTTGCGTTTCCAGAATCAATGCGCGAGTTTTTGGGGCTCGTCGATGTAGCCCTCGTACACCAAGCCGACGGCGATCTCCAACGACAACCCCAGCATGTGCTTCTGCAGCGTATAATCCTCGCACGTGCCGCCCGACGCCTGAACGTCTCGGAGCACCGCGTCAACGGGCGCCTTCGTCTCAAACGAGATCCACGACGCGCACGCGATATCGCCCGGCAGCGCGCCCGACTTGATCGCAGCGGGATAATCCGGAACGACGATGCCGTTGAAGCGATACGCCAGCGCCTTCGCATACGCTGCATAGCGCTCCGGCGCCGAATACAGGTCCAGCAGCGAGATCTCCGCCGAAAGATTGCGCGTCTGCGACACGTACATGAGCCCGTCGGACGCCTGTGCGTTGGCCGCGAGGTCATCCCACGTCGAGACCGCGTGATCCACGATGCTCTTCACCGTCGCCATCTTCTGATCCGGGATGTCGCCGGTCTGCGGATCGACCAGGTGCGTCAGCCCCATCACCGCGCTCACGGAGTTGGCTTCGGTATCGCCCCGCGCGACCGACGCGCGCGCGGCGTCCATAGCCGAGAGCAGCCCCTTGTCCGAGGTCGACAGATTCGCGATCAAAGATGGATAGTACGTCAGCAGCGTCTGCGTCTTGGGCGTCAGCCGCGGGTCCGCCATGAGATCATCCATCTCGCGCAGCGTCGCGCGGTTCTCCGCGATGAGGCCGGCAGCCGAGGAAAAGACGTCGCCGTCGAACTCCAGCGTCGCTGTCATGTCGCGCGCGATGCGCTCGAGCGCCCCCGTGATCGAGTGCAGGTTCGGCTGTTTGCCCTTGCCCGGCCCCGGACCGCTTCCCCCGCTGTCGGTCCCTTCGCTCGTGATGCGCTGCAGGCGCCCAGCGAGGGCATCGACGTTGCCGAGCCCGTCCCTCGCCTGCTTTTTCGCGGCGGTGAGCGCTGCATCGGTTTCGCCGATGACGGCGCGCAATTTGTTCATCGCATCGGCGCGAGCCGAATCACCCGGCAGCGTCAGACTTGCGACGCGCGTATCCGCAGCCGCCCGCGGACCAGATTCACGCAGCGCGATGTCGAGCTGCGAGAGATGGCTCTGTGCCAGCGGATCACCCGCTGACGCTGCGCCCACCTCATTGAGCCGGGCGCGCGCGTACTGATAGCGGCCTTCTTCCTGATCGTGGATCGCCTGCGTCACCTGCGCGCCGGTAGAAGGGCGGTCAAGCTCCTGATATCCGAGCAGGTGCGAAACGCGATCGCGGGGATTCGGGTGATCCCGGAACGCTTTATCCGCGCGGCTGTCCGGGCCGGGGTCCATCTTGCCAAGCTTCGTCATCATGTCGACGGTCGCGCGTGGATCGTAGCCCGCGGCCGTCATCATGGTGAGCCCGTAGTGATCGGCCTGCAACTCATCGGCGCGCGAGTAGCGGTCCATCGCGAGTTCGCCGCCCAAACCGCCGAGCAGCCCGACCACCGGCGACACGATCGAGAGGATGCCGAGCAAAATGCTCATGATCGTGGATTGATTGGCCTGTTTGGTCACGTGGTGCATCTCGACGTGACCCATCTCGTGACCGAGAATTCCAGCGAGCTCATCGTCTGCCGAGACGAAATTCAAGAGTCCGGTATTGACATGCACGAAGCCGCCCGGCAGCGCGAACGCGTTGATCTGGGGCGTGTCGATGATGATGAACTTGTATTGGATGTCGGCGCGCTTGCGATGCTCGGAAAGCCTTTGGCCGATGCGCCCGACCCAGTCCGTCAGGAAAGGATCATTGACCAGCACGCTTTGCCGGTCGACTTGATCGCTCTCGTCGCGGCCCCTTGCGACCTCTTGCGACGTGCTCATCGCAACGGCCGGACTCACGTTGGACCATAGGAGCAGGGAGAGGCAGGCGGCGCTTGCCGCTCGCAGGGCCTTTTTGGTCATGGAATTCCTTTTGACGAAATAGCGCTGTGACTCAGAATACGACCTTTCGCTGGGACAATCCTTAGATTAGATGACAGCCCGCAGTTTTGCGGGAAATCTGCTCGGCAGAACGGAGGACTTCCATGCGACCCCTGTGCGCCGCGCTTCTCCTCGTCGCCTCGCTCTTCGGCGCGTTCGCCCACCAGAGTCCGGCGGCAAGCGCTGCCGATGCCGGCACGCCCGTCGAATCAGCGCGCGGGCTCTTCGCCAAGGGCGATTACTACGGCGCCATCTCGATCCTCGATAAGGCGCTCGCGCTCAATCCGAAAAACGCCGAGGCGCTCGTCCTGCGCGGCGATTGCAAAGACAACGTCGGCGACATCAAGGGGGCGATCGCCGACTATACCAAAGCCATCGCCATCCAGCCGGGCTATGCCTACGCGTACGCGACCCGCTGTGATTCGAAGCGCGAACTCGGCGACTACCAAAGCGCGGTCGCCGATTGCAACAAAGCCATCGCGCTCGATCCCAAGGACGGCTATGCCTTCGACCGCCGGGGCAAACTGCGCGACGATCTCAACGACTATCGCGAGGCGATCGCCGACTATGACAAGGCCGTCACCTTGGATCCCACGGACAAGCGCTTTCGCCTTGATCGGGCCAGTTCCAAGCTCAACATCGCCGATGCGGACGGCGCGGTCTCCGACACCAGCATCGTCCTCACCGCGGACCCCGCGTCCGCGCGCGCCCATGCGTTGCGCGGTCGGGCGGAATATCTCAAGAAAGACAGCGCCTCCGCGCTTGAGGATTTGAACCAAGCCATCGCCCTTGACGACCAGTACGCCTACGCATACGTGTCTCGCTGCATCATCCAGCGCTCGTTGCAGCACTATGATGAAGCGTTGGCCGACTGCGCCAAGGCGCTCTCGGTCGACCCCAAGTACGACGACGCGTTGTACAATCGTGGTCTGGTCTACCGCAAGATGAAGCGCTACGACGACGCCATCGCCGACCTCACCGGTTACCTCAAACTGCATCCGAAGGATCCCGACACGCTCTTCTATCGCGGCCTCTCCTATGCGGACGGCGGCGATTACAACGCCGCCTTGACCGATCTCAACGCGTACGTGCGCCTAGCGCCCAACGATCCCGACGGCTACTACAATCGCGGACGTTTTCGCGCGAAGCTCGGCGACTCGAAGGGCGCGATCGCCGACCTGCAGCTGGCCGCGAAGCTTTATCGCGCCAACAACGACGCCACCAGCGCCAACGACGCGGACGATCTCATCCGCACGCTGCAAAGCGGCGGTCAGATCCTCTCCCGCGCGTGAAATATTTCGTCACGGGCGCCACCGGCTTCATCGGAGGCCAGGTGGCGCGGCAACTGGTGGCCGCGGGCCACTCGGTCGTGGCTTTGGCTCGCGATCCGCAAAAGGCGAGCGATCTCCAAACCCTCGGCGTGACCGTCGCACCCGGCGACGTCACGGACAAGCCGACACTGCGCGAGCCGATGCGCGGCGTGGACGGCGTCTTCCACCTGGCGGGCTGGTATAAAGTAGGGCGCAAGGACAAACGCCCCGGCGCCGCGATCAACATCGAGGGGACGCGCAACGTGCTTGAGACGATGCGCGATCTCGGCATCCGCAAAGGCGTCTACACGAGCACGCTGGCGGTCAACTCGGACACTCGCGGCAAGCTAGTCGATGAATCGTATCGCTACGACGGCCCTCATCTCTCCGAATACGATCGCACGAAATGGGTCGCGCACTACGAGATCGCCGAGCCCATGATCGCCGCAGGCCTTCCGCTCGTGATCGTGCAGCCGGGAGTCGTCTACGGTCCGGACGACACCAGCTCGATGGGCGACGCACTCATGCGCTATCTCAAGCGGACGTTGCCGCTCACGCCGCGCTACACCGCGTTTAGTTGGGGGCACGTGGACGACATCGCGCACGCGCATCTGCTCGCGATGGAGCGCGGCAAGACGGGAGAGACCTACATCATCGCAGGCCCAACGCACACCTTCATCGAGGCGCTGGAGATCGCCGAACGCATCACCGGCATCCG
It encodes the following:
- a CDS encoding M48 family metallopeptidase — its product is MTKKALRAASAACLSLLLWSNVSPAVAMSTSQEVARGRDESDQVDRQSVLVNDPFLTDWVGRIGQRLSEHRKRADIQYKFIIIDTPQINAFALPGGFVHVNTGLLNFVSADDELAGILGHEMGHVEMHHVTKQANQSTIMSILLGILSIVSPVVGLLGGLGGELAMDRYSRADELQADHYGLTMMTAAGYDPRATVDMMTKLGKMDPGPDSRADKAFRDHPNPRDRVSHLLGYQELDRPSTGAQVTQAIHDQEEGRYQYARARLNEVGAASAGDPLAQSHLSQLDIALRESGPRAAADTRVASLTLPGDSARADAMNKLRAVIGETDAALTAAKKQARDGLGNVDALAGRLQRITSEGTDSGGSGPGPGKGKQPNLHSITGALERIARDMTATLEFDGDVFSSAAGLIAENRATLREMDDLMADPRLTPKTQTLLTYYPSLIANLSTSDKGLLSAMDAARASVARGDTEANSVSAVMGLTHLVDPQTGDIPDQKMATVKSIVDHAVSTWDDLAANAQASDGLMYVSQTRNLSAEISLLDLYSAPERYAAYAKALAYRFNGIVVPDYPAAIKSGALPGDIACASWISFETKAPVDAVLRDVQASGGTCEDYTLQKHMLGLSLEIAVGLVYEGYIDEPQKLAH
- a CDS encoding tetratricopeptide repeat protein; the protein is MRPLCAALLLVASLFGAFAHQSPAASAADAGTPVESARGLFAKGDYYGAISILDKALALNPKNAEALVLRGDCKDNVGDIKGAIADYTKAIAIQPGYAYAYATRCDSKRELGDYQSAVADCNKAIALDPKDGYAFDRRGKLRDDLNDYREAIADYDKAVTLDPTDKRFRLDRASSKLNIADADGAVSDTSIVLTADPASARAHALRGRAEYLKKDSASALEDLNQAIALDDQYAYAYVSRCIIQRSLQHYDEALADCAKALSVDPKYDDALYNRGLVYRKMKRYDDAIADLTGYLKLHPKDPDTLFYRGLSYADGGDYNAALTDLNAYVRLAPNDPDGYYNRGRFRAKLGDSKGAIADLQLAAKLYRANNDATSANDADDLIRTLQSGGQILSRA
- a CDS encoding NAD-dependent epimerase/dehydratase family protein, whose translation is MKYFVTGATGFIGGQVARQLVAAGHSVVALARDPQKASDLQTLGVTVAPGDVTDKPTLREPMRGVDGVFHLAGWYKVGRKDKRPGAAINIEGTRNVLETMRDLGIRKGVYTSTLAVNSDTRGKLVDESYRYDGPHLSEYDRTKWVAHYEIAEPMIAAGLPLVIVQPGVVYGPDDTSSMGDALMRYLKRTLPLTPRYTAFSWGHVDDIAHAHLLAMERGKTGETYIIAGPTHTFIEALEIAERITGIRAPRWHPGPAMTRFLAFQADIVGAVFPLPEAFAGESIRVTAGTTYIGNNAKARRELGYAPRALELGLKETLEYDLELLQRKA
- a CDS encoding GNAT family N-acetyltransferase, which encodes MILETQRLALRRLTDGDFDELYAMFNDPLVMRYYPGLKDRSETAEWLAWQRESYARHGHGLWAVELRSSQEFVGQVGLLAQTVDGVGETEIGYLLKSAYWHKGYATEAAIACRDYGFNELGRSQLISLIRPANEASRAVAQRVGMVVWKIVMRRGIEHLVYRIQKGPMA